Proteins co-encoded in one Opitutus terrae PB90-1 genomic window:
- a CDS encoding VOC family protein: protein MKQSIGLVSLLVRDYDEALDFFVGRLGFAKVEDRWIETQSKRWVVVEPRGGGGCRLLLARATTPEQQARVGDQAGGRVWLFLHTDDFRRDYEDFLARGVAFVRAPREEAYGTVAVFEDLYGNRWDLLQPREPASECAAGPGPG from the coding sequence ATGAAGCAATCGATCGGGCTGGTTTCGCTGCTGGTACGTGACTACGACGAAGCGCTGGACTTTTTCGTCGGCCGCCTCGGGTTTGCGAAGGTGGAGGACCGATGGATCGAAACGCAGTCGAAGCGTTGGGTCGTGGTCGAGCCGCGCGGCGGGGGCGGTTGCCGGCTGCTCCTCGCCCGAGCGACGACCCCGGAGCAGCAGGCGCGCGTGGGCGATCAGGCGGGAGGACGCGTCTGGCTTTTTCTCCACACCGACGATTTTCGCCGCGATTATGAGGACTTTCTCGCCCGGGGCGTCGCATTCGTGCGCGCTCCGCGGGAGGAGGCTTACGGCACCGTTGCGGTGTTCGAAGACCTCTACGGCAACCGGTGGGATTTGCTGCAGCCACGCGAGCCGGCGAGTGAGTGCGCGGCTGGTCCTGGGCCCGGCTGA